Within Gemmatimonadaceae bacterium, the genomic segment GCTCGACGTCATGCTGCTGGCCCGCGAGGTATACCAACGCCAGGCCGCGTCGCGGGCCGCCACCGTGGCCTCGGTGGACGAGGCGTTCGCCGTCCTCGTGACGCTGCTGTCCGACGGCCTGCGGCACCAATGGGACGAGACGAGCCCGGCGCAACAACAGGTATTGCGGGCGGTAGCCGGCGCGTCGGCCGGCCTGACGACCGGCGAGACGACGGTGGCGTTTGGCCTGGGGCCCAGCGGATCCGTGATGAGCGCGGTCAGGCCGTTGATCGAGCGCGAGCTGCTGGTGCGTGAACCGAGGGAGAGCCCGGTGGCCGTGGGATACACCTTCGACAGCCCGTACATGCGCGGATGGGTGATCCGACACGCCCTTCCGGATCTCGGCCTCCAGCGTCCGATCACCGCGCTCCCTACAACCAGTCCATAGTCGCCGGCACGCGCGGCCTCCCGCATCACTCCCCCCGCGCCGCGATCGTGGCGCGGTACGCCGGCATGCCGTATAGCAGAAGTACAATAGCCCCGGTCATCCCCACCACGTTGGTGATGGCCAGCGACCATCCCACGGCCGAGTCGGCGTGGAACACGTAGTCGGTGATGGCCGCCACCACGGTGGGCCCGAGCGTGGACGACACCAGGCTGAGCACGAAGAAGTACAGCGCCGCGCCCTGGGCGCGCATCGACGCCGGCACGATCTCGGCGGCGGCCGCGTTGGCGGCGCCCCAGGGGAAGGCGGCGAAGAAGTTCACCGGCACCAGCCACGCCACGGCCATCCACGCCGACGGCATGAACGGATAGGCCGTGGCCGAGATGAGCATCCCCACGGCGCCCACCACCCCCACGCGCAACGGTCCGTCGGTGCGGCCGCGGCGGGCGTACCAGTCGGCCATCCGTCCGCCGGCGAGCACGCCGATCACGCCCACGGTCATGGTGAGGATGCCCTGCACGGCGCCGGCGCGCCCCGCCGTCCATCCATAGCGGCGGATCATGAACGTGGCCAGCCAGGCGGCGATGCCGAAGTTGACCATGGCCGACAGCGAGAAGCCGAGGCTGTTGCAGGTGAAGCTGCGCAGGTTGCGCTTCAGGTAGGCAAATAGTTGGCCGATGCCGGCGCCGTGTGACCCCGGCTTGCGCGCCGGCTCGCGCACGGTGAGAAAGAGCAGCGCGATGAGCACGCCCGGCACGCCGACCACGAAGAACGCGGTCTGCCAGGGGCGCACGGCGCCCACCAGCGGCACGAGCACGCTGCCCTGCGCATCCAGGAACCCCACCACCGCGCCGCCGATCACGTAGGCGAGCCCCGAGCCCACGAAGATCCCCATGGAGTAAACACTCAAGGCGGAGCCCAGGCGCTCGGGCGGGAAGTAGTCGGCCAGGAACGACGTGGCCGTGGGGCTGAGGGTGGCCTCGCCCACGCCCACGCCGACGCGCGTGAGGAGCAGGCGTCCGAAGCCGCCGGCCAGTCCGCAGGCCGCGGTCATGACGCTCCAGAGCGCCACCCCCCACCCCATGATCGCCTTGCGGTTGCCGCGGTCGGCCAGCCAGCCGATGGGCAGGCCCAGCACCGTATAGAACACCGAGAAGGCGAGCCCCATGAGCAGGCTCATCTGGGTGTCGGAGATACCGAGGTCGCGCCGGATGGGCACGACCAGCAAGCTGAGGATCATCCGGTCCACGAACCCGGCCACATTGGCCAGCGTGAGCACGCCCACCACGTACCACGCATAGCGGGACGAGTGAGGGGCGGGCGGCGCGGCGGTTTCCGGGTGGGGCATCGATGAGGACGGGCTATGGATGGCGACCGGACTGGCTCAAGCTAGATCGGTGGGGCGGGCGCTCCAAGGACCGCCCGTCGGGCATGGGCAAACAGGGCCGGCGCGCCCCCGGCTTCGCCCGGCCGCTATCTTGCAGGGTGACTTTCCCCCGTCTTCCCGGCGCCCGCGGCGAGCGCGGCAGCCGTCGCGTCGCGACCGCGGCGGCCGGCACCCCATCGGCCAAGCGGCCGCTCGATCCCAAGCGCGCCTGGCACGAGGCGCGCGAACTGATCGGCGAGCACCGCCGCTCGCTGGTCATCGGCCTGTCGCTGATGGTGGTGAGCCGGCTGGCCGGCTTCGTGCTTCCCGGCAGCTCCAAGTATCTCATCGACACGGTAATCGGCAAACACCGCCCCGACCTGCTCCTGCCGCTGGCGCTGGCCGTGGCCGGCGCCACGCTCGTGCAGGCGATCACGTCGTTCGGACTGGCGCAGGTGGTGAGCGTGGCCGGCCAACGGGCCATCACCAACATGCGCAAGCGGGTGCAGGGGCACGTGCTGGGGCTGCCGGTGTCGTACTTCGACTCCACCAAGACCGGCATCGTGATCTCGCGGGTGATGACCGACGCCGAGGGGGTGCGTAACGTGGTGGGCACCGGCATCATCCAGTTGCTGGGCGGATTGATGACGGCCACGATCGCGGTGACGGTGCTGTTCTACCTGAACTGGAAGCTGACCGCGGTCACGCTGGTCGTGCTGCTGGCGTTCGGCGGCATGATGGCCTACGCGTTCCGCAAGTTGCGCCCGCTGTTCCGCGAGCGCGGGGCGATCAACGCCGAGGTCACGGGGCGATTGGCCGAGTCGGTGGGCGGCGTGCGCCTGGTGAAGGTGTACGTGGCCGAGCGGCGCGAGCGGAAGCTGTTCGCGCAGGGGGCGCACCGGCTGCTGCGGAACATCGCGCAGACCATCACCGGCACGTCGGCGGT encodes:
- a CDS encoding MFS transporter; the protein is MPHPETAAPPAPHSSRYAWYVVGVLTLANVAGFVDRMILSLLVVPIRRDLGISDTQMSLLMGLAFSVFYTVLGLPIGWLADRGNRKAIMGWGVALWSVMTAACGLAGGFGRLLLTRVGVGVGEATLSPTATSFLADYFPPERLGSALSVYSMGIFVGSGLAYVIGGAVVGFLDAQGSVLVPLVGAVRPWQTAFFVVGVPGVLIALLFLTVREPARKPGSHGAGIGQLFAYLKRNLRSFTCNSLGFSLSAMVNFGIAAWLATFMIRRYGWTAGRAGAVQGILTMTVGVIGVLAGGRMADWYARRGRTDGPLRVGVVGAVGMLISATAYPFMPSAWMAVAWLVPVNFFAAFPWGAANAAAAEIVPASMRAQGAALYFFVLSLVSSTLGPTVVAAITDYVFHADSAVGWSLAITNVVGMTGAIVLLLYGMPAYRATIAARGE